The genomic segment CAAATAGTTTAAACGGTTGTGTCAAATGACGCAACCGAAAACCGAAACGAAGTATTGTCacaacctaatttaaaaaattacctTGACCGGCCGTAATGTTCACTTTTCACTTGTTGAAGGAAATCTTAGTACGCATACATTAAAGTTGATATTGGTGTGAAGAAACTGTTTTAGGATACGGTGAAAACGCAGAAAATCTGTATTACCGGAGCCAAATTTAGTTCCGTGAGtttatttattgcattttttttaactggAAGTGAATTGGCCAGAAATGTTGTGTTTTAGATGCTGATCATGTTTATTTGGTAATTCTAACTTTCTTCTATGATTGTGTctaactttattttcatttctaGACTCTTCTAGTATAAATTATTTCTATACACGAATAGATTCTACGCAAAATTTAATGATCTAAACTTCCAGTGTTGTGCTATTTCCTCTCTATGTTCAttcttatttaattatttatgatgTTTACTTCTTTATATTTGATCTAAACCTTTATATATTATTGTCGGCATCATAATTCATATCTATCTAATCCATAATTATgttgtaaataatttttaatgtacatattgttattttttttaaattatgtatgTAAAGTTAAAgcgaattatttatataaacaaaCAGTTCTTATACCTGTATGTTGACTTGTTTAAAGAAACCTGAATATATGAAAGACTGTAGGTTATTAAATTTGAGATAAGCAAGTATGATGTAGTATTTAACGTTTTTATATCTTCtctcattattattttactcagtgaaaataaatgaataagttTTTGTtacatgtttttatttactcatcatacttcaaaacaatgcaaacaaaaaacaagTTAAGCAGCTACCCCTTggatttattgttatttttacagaaaaagtGACACTTTACATTCTTAGGAAAACTACATCGAAAACATCTGATCATTGAAAATAATCTGGTCATCGAATGATGTTATAGGTAAGTTTGTCAGAATTGCAGCATTATGAGTTTTATTAGACTATAAAACAAAAGTTACGCTTTCACCAGTTttagttttcaccacaccaactggtaaaggcttactttgctattcgaaaacagatagcaaaattgcattttatacacaagagtgcaaagtaatttcatacaaattttaacttgtttacctataaattatgattttgaatcataaatattgaatagattgatggatttgatttagtttgatgttttatagtcagtattttgttcgtgttggtgtggtgaaaaattttgtgtttcactcggtggcagtTTGTTTGACCTTATTACCTTGAAACCCTAGCAACGCTCAAggttccactttttgaaccactcgctacgctcgcggttcaatatcggaatctttcgcttgcttgggtatcaatattggcacgtgcggttaaacaactactttgcccccttgtaaaacaaataactattctatgaaaataatttaattaagaaATATACTTGGACCTAGAAATAAACCTGCCCATATATTTTGACCGCACCTAGTACACTTCTGGCAAACACGGCATAGCGGCAGCCTCTCTCTGATCAAACTTCTTAATGTAGATGCTGCACTCTGTATGAGGAGTCCGAGGGTAGAATATACTCTGGCCGAAGCAGTCCACGAATTCTGAGAAGTTCATTGACCATTCCTTCTTCATTCCGCATCGTTCGCATATTTTTGGACtggaaagaaaatacacataataGAATAGAAGGCGGAACTAAACCAGGTCAGTACCTGGGGATAGTCAGAGGGTACCGCAAGCCTTCAGTAAGAAAAATGTATAATATACTTGGACGGAATTGATGAAATGTTGGAATTAGACCTGAGTCCCATCCGTTACCCTTGTGGCCGCCGAATGGCTTAGGCACCTGCCGCGATAGCAGTGGACGATGGTTCGATTCCAGGCGTGGGAAATTGGAGACCTTGGTGACTTTTTAGTATATTATACGTTCAGTTTAGAAAACATTCAACGCCACTATTAACATAGAACATACAACAGAAaacatacaaacataaaaaaaacatacagacgaattgaaaaccaccctccttgagagatttgaggcggcggttaaaaaagacTGCCGTCTGCAAAACCCAGTGAAGTCTAGCACTTCCCTGAACTTATGATACAACACTTAAGCTGGTCCAATAAAAAGGTTTAACTTACACATAAGCATTCGTCGAGATGAGCTGTATGAGAGGATGACGCAACAGTAAGGCCTCTTTCAGGGCGTATTTCAGCAACAACGTTCCTACGCCGCGGCTTGTCACCTCTGAAGCCGTTGTTAACACTTGGATCTGGAATGAATGCCAAGATATAATCACCAAATACATGGACTCGTAttaatcttcttcttctttaaatcctgttaccctctgctgttgtagggctcgaatcatatttctccattgaCTCCTGTCTTGGGTACAACAGGTgctgtagccaaatggcaattctgcgacgcgaaacgaaaacgaaacgccgcgaaaggtggtctggctctgtcgcgccaatacgcaagagcgatagagatagatatctacgaccgtttcgtttcgtgagcgtttcgtgaccgtttgtgccattcggctacgtacccagaagtAAGTCTTTCAAAATCCGTGTAGACAAAGTAGTCAAGTACATTTTCAGGTTCAAATCAGTAACCGAAATGATATAAAACCTACCTGATTAAAGTTTCATCTCATTAAACCTCACCTCATAAATATATTCCACGTTATACTTCTTCCataagttggggctggtgtaaCAATTTGCGTAGAAATACATGCGGCTCCTCTCCGGCACCGAGCATGTAGCGTCAGCCCACTCCTGAGAAACAATGTTCATGACTCATGAGGTAAGTAATCACATTAGACACTGTAAATTTTTCGTATGTGCggtgaagaggaagagaccgttagatat from the Leguminivora glycinivorella isolate SPB_JAAS2020 chromosome 8, LegGlyc_1.1, whole genome shotgun sequence genome contains:
- the LOC125228870 gene encoding uncharacterized protein LOC125228870, with product MRGDQSTGAIIHPFLYEHYWTREPSVCSLWMHLDNDYLQFMSDKFSYTGDRFLAMEPMERTGECKMVGLLVANKIFPWEPKELEEWADATCSVPERSRMYFYANCYTSPNLWKKYNVEYIYEIQVLTTASEVTSRGVGTLLLKYALKEALLLRHPLIQLISTNAYVPKICERCGMKKEWSMNFSEFVDCFGQSIFYPRTPHTECSIYIKKFDQREAAAMPCLPEVY